A single genomic interval of Microbacterium sp. BLY harbors:
- the prmC gene encoding peptide chain release factor N(5)-glutamine methyltransferase codes for MPDLSLAAAVRAAAQRLADAGVPDPLVDAELLVGHVRGQRRGEVQAALIRGELLSADDAAVLDGLVARRAGREPLQHLTGTAPFRHRELLVGPGVFVPRPETETVVQYAIDALLGSGEPAPVGVDLGTGSGAIAVAMATEVPHARVYAAEISPEAHTWARRNVAGIDNLTLVLSDLADAFPELDGTATVVISNPPYVPDQAVPRDPEVRLFDPALALYGGEDGLDVVRVLSTRALRLLRPGGTLVIEHGELQGAPIRELLAADGWRAAATHRDLTLRDRATTAVRP; via the coding sequence ATGCCCGACCTCTCTCTCGCTGCGGCCGTGCGCGCTGCCGCTCAGCGTCTCGCCGACGCAGGCGTCCCCGATCCCCTCGTCGACGCCGAGCTGCTCGTCGGGCACGTGCGCGGGCAGCGGCGGGGAGAGGTCCAGGCGGCCCTCATCCGCGGTGAGCTCCTGTCCGCTGACGATGCCGCCGTGCTGGACGGCCTCGTCGCGCGGCGGGCGGGCCGGGAGCCGCTGCAGCACCTGACCGGCACCGCACCGTTCCGTCATCGGGAGCTGCTGGTCGGGCCCGGGGTGTTCGTGCCCCGCCCCGAGACGGAGACGGTGGTGCAGTACGCGATCGATGCGCTGCTGGGCTCGGGGGAGCCCGCCCCCGTCGGGGTTGACCTCGGGACGGGCAGCGGAGCGATCGCGGTCGCGATGGCCACTGAGGTGCCGCACGCCCGCGTTTATGCGGCGGAGATCTCTCCGGAGGCGCACACCTGGGCGCGCCGCAACGTCGCGGGCATCGACAACCTCACACTGGTTCTGTCGGATCTCGCGGACGCGTTCCCCGAACTCGACGGCACGGCCACCGTCGTGATCTCGAACCCGCCCTACGTCCCCGATCAGGCCGTCCCACGCGACCCGGAGGTGCGGCTGTTCGATCCGGCACTCGCCCTCTACGGCGGCGAGGACGGCCTCGACGTCGTCCGCGTGCTCAGCACCCGTGCGCTGCGCCTGCTGCGCCCAGGAGGAACGCTCGTGATCGAGCACGGCGAGCTGCAGGGCGCTCCGATCCGGGAGCTCCTCGCGGCGGACGGGTGGAGAGCCGCAGCCACCCATCGTGATCTGACGTTGCGCGACCGTGCCACCACGGCCGTCCGCCCCTGA
- the cysK gene encoding cysteine synthase A — protein sequence MSGIHPDITTAFGNTPLVRLNRVTEGLGATVLAKLEYYNPASSVKDRIGIAMIDAAEAAGALAPGGTIVESTSGNTGIALAMVGAARGYRVILTMPASMSKERRVLLKAFGAEIVLTDPTKGMKGAIEEVKRIVDETPGAVWIRQFENPANPQIHRETTAQEILRDTDGAVDIFIAGVGTGGTVTGTGQALKAAKPGVQVIAVEPKDSPVLTEGHPGPHKIQGIGPNFVPDVLDRDVLDEVITAEFEDSLRTARALAAKEGLLVGMSSGAAVSAALTVAARPENAGKTIVVIIPDTGERYLSTALFEDLRED from the coding sequence ATGTCCGGCATCCACCCCGACATCACCACCGCTTTCGGGAACACCCCGCTCGTCCGCCTCAACCGCGTGACCGAGGGGCTCGGCGCCACCGTGCTCGCCAAGCTCGAGTACTACAACCCCGCTTCCAGCGTGAAGGATCGCATCGGCATCGCCATGATCGACGCGGCCGAGGCCGCCGGTGCGCTCGCCCCCGGCGGCACCATCGTCGAGTCCACGAGCGGCAACACCGGCATCGCACTGGCGATGGTCGGCGCCGCCCGCGGATACCGCGTCATCCTCACCATGCCGGCGTCGATGTCGAAGGAACGTCGGGTGCTGCTCAAGGCCTTCGGCGCGGAGATCGTCCTCACCGATCCCACCAAGGGCATGAAGGGCGCGATCGAAGAGGTCAAGCGCATCGTCGACGAGACGCCCGGAGCCGTATGGATCCGTCAGTTCGAAAACCCCGCCAACCCGCAGATCCACCGCGAGACGACCGCGCAGGAGATCCTCCGCGACACCGATGGCGCCGTCGACATCTTCATCGCCGGCGTCGGCACCGGGGGCACCGTCACCGGCACCGGCCAGGCCCTGAAGGCCGCCAAGCCCGGGGTGCAGGTCATCGCCGTCGAGCCGAAGGACTCCCCCGTCCTCACGGAAGGACACCCCGGACCGCACAAGATCCAGGGCATCGGTCCGAACTTCGTGCCCGATGTGCTCGACCGCGACGTCCTCGACGAGGTCATCACCGCCGAGTTCGAGGACTCGCTGCGCACGGCCCGCGCGCTGGCGGCGAAGGAGGGACTCCTCGTCGGCATGTCGTCCGGCGCGGCCGTCTCGGCCGCGCTGACCGTGGCAGCACGTCCGGAGAACGCCGGCAAGACCATCGTCGTCATCATCCCGGACACCGGCGAGCGGTACCTCTCCACCGCCCTGTTCGAGGACCTCCGCGAAGACTGA
- the epsC gene encoding serine O-acetyltransferase EpsC: MGMIGRMREDIAAARLRDPAARTAIEVALLYPGLHAIWAHRVSHALWRRRLRLLARAGSQVARWLTGVEIHPGARIGRRFFIDHGMGVVIGETAEIGDDVLMYHGVTLGGRTRDVGKRHPTLRDGVAVGAGAKILGPITVGARSVIGANAVVTKDAPADSVLVGVPAKPRQRTAGEDTRALLTAPDYSI; encoded by the coding sequence ATGGGCATGATCGGGCGAATGCGCGAGGACATCGCCGCCGCGCGCCTTCGCGATCCGGCGGCGCGGACGGCGATCGAGGTCGCGCTGCTGTACCCCGGACTGCACGCCATCTGGGCGCACCGGGTGTCGCACGCGCTGTGGCGGCGCCGCCTGCGTCTCCTCGCCCGCGCCGGATCGCAGGTGGCCCGCTGGCTGACCGGGGTCGAGATCCATCCCGGTGCCCGGATCGGCCGCCGCTTCTTCATCGATCACGGCATGGGAGTCGTGATCGGCGAGACCGCCGAGATCGGCGACGACGTGCTCATGTACCACGGTGTGACCCTCGGCGGCCGCACGCGCGACGTCGGCAAGCGGCATCCGACTCTGCGCGACGGCGTGGCCGTGGGCGCCGGCGCGAAGATCCTCGGTCCCATCACCGTCGGAGCGCGTTCCGTCATCGGAGCGAACGCCGTGGTGACGAAGGACGCACCGGCGGACAGTGTGCTCGTCGGCGTCCCCGCCAAGCCGCGCCAGCGGACGGCCGGCGAGGACACCCGGGCGCTGCTGACCGCCCCCGACTACTCGATCTGA
- a CDS encoding CitMHS family transporter: MPDASIGLIAAASDEAPTYDVAFVPPEGVLVILGFTMVLVFMTLIMTKRLTPMVALILVPTVFGLFAGAGLGLGDMILDSIATMAPTAALLMFAIMFFGIMIDVGLFDPLIRLITRLLGDDPAKVVLGTAILAGAVSLDGDGSTTFIITTSAMLPIYLRLGMSPVVLTCVAGLMNGTLNIVPWGGPTVRAATALGVQPTEIFVPMLPALGAGIVVTLGFAWLLGLGERRRLGRIDADGRLTGADGGVLAAVPRIFRGAELKPGARASLRTGNLVVVAGGRGPVAAASVDPADTAMADTMLDPSRPTLRPRLIWFNLGLTVAVMVLLVIDILPLPYVFMVGAGIALLVNFRGIKDQAAEIVAHAPSIVGVVSMVIAAGVLVGVLSGTGMVDAMATWITNVLPPALGPFLAPITGVLSIPFTFFMSNDAFYFGILPVLAQSAANFGIDPVEMARASITGQPVHLQSPLVPAILLLVSLAGVNLGDHHRKVLWRATIVSLVMLGVGILVGAVPFFVAS, translated from the coding sequence ATGCCAGACGCATCGATCGGTCTGATCGCCGCCGCCTCGGACGAGGCGCCCACGTACGACGTGGCCTTCGTGCCGCCCGAGGGTGTGCTGGTCATCCTCGGCTTCACGATGGTCCTCGTGTTCATGACGCTCATCATGACCAAGCGTCTCACCCCGATGGTGGCCCTGATCCTCGTGCCGACCGTCTTCGGTCTCTTCGCGGGTGCCGGTCTCGGGCTCGGCGACATGATCCTCGACTCCATCGCGACCATGGCGCCGACGGCGGCGCTGCTCATGTTCGCGATCATGTTCTTCGGCATCATGATCGACGTCGGTCTCTTCGATCCGCTGATCCGCCTGATCACGCGGCTGCTGGGCGATGACCCGGCGAAGGTGGTGCTCGGGACGGCGATCCTCGCGGGCGCCGTGTCCCTCGACGGCGACGGGTCGACGACCTTCATCATCACGACCTCCGCGATGCTGCCGATCTACCTCCGTCTGGGGATGAGCCCCGTGGTGCTCACATGCGTCGCCGGACTCATGAACGGCACGCTCAACATCGTGCCGTGGGGTGGGCCGACCGTGCGCGCCGCGACCGCCCTGGGCGTGCAGCCCACCGAGATCTTCGTGCCGATGCTGCCCGCCCTCGGCGCCGGCATCGTCGTGACGCTCGGCTTCGCCTGGCTGCTGGGTCTGGGGGAGCGGCGCCGACTGGGACGGATCGACGCGGACGGGCGCCTGACCGGTGCCGACGGGGGCGTGCTCGCCGCCGTGCCACGGATCTTCCGTGGCGCCGAGCTGAAGCCCGGGGCCCGCGCCTCCCTGCGCACCGGCAACCTGGTGGTCGTCGCCGGCGGCCGCGGGCCCGTCGCGGCGGCCAGCGTCGACCCGGCGGACACGGCGATGGCCGACACCATGCTCGACCCGTCCCGGCCGACCCTGCGACCCCGGCTGATCTGGTTCAACCTCGGGCTGACCGTCGCCGTGATGGTCCTGCTCGTCATCGACATCTTGCCGCTGCCCTATGTGTTCATGGTCGGGGCCGGCATCGCGCTCCTCGTGAACTTCCGCGGGATCAAGGATCAGGCGGCGGAGATCGTGGCGCACGCCCCGAGCATCGTCGGCGTCGTGTCGATGGTGATCGCCGCGGGCGTCCTCGTCGGCGTCCTCTCCGGCACGGGCATGGTCGACGCGATGGCGACCTGGATCACGAACGTGCTGCCTCCCGCGCTCGGGCCGTTCCTCGCGCCGATCACCGGCGTGCTGTCCATCCCGTTCACGTTCTTCATGTCGAACGACGCGTTCTACTTCGGCATCCTGCCCGTGCTCGCGCAGAGTGCGGCCAACTTCGGCATCGATCCCGTCGAGATGGCGCGGGCCTCCATCACCGGTCAGCCGGTGCACCTGCAGAGCCCGCTCGTCCCGGCGATCCTGCTGCTGGTCTCCCTCGCCGGCGTGAACCTCGGAGACCACCACCGCAAGGTGCTGTGGCGGGCGACGATCGTCTCCCTGGTGATGCTCGGCGTCGGGATCCTGGTGGGGGCGGTCCCGTTCTTCGTGGCCTCGTGA